The genomic stretch ACCACCACCAAGACGGTCAACGCCCCCGGCTCGACGACGACGTCGACCACGCTCGAGACCTACCTCGCCGACCCCTCCTCGCTCGCGGCCGTGGTCAACGGGCCGCGGTACTGGGACTTCTCCGCCCTCCCGCCGGTGCCCGCCAAGGGCGCCGCGTGCGTGCGCGTGACGCTGACCCTGCCGCTGCGCGACGACAACAACGCCGTGCAGGGCGACACCGCCGACTTCGACGTGCGGCTGCGCCTCGCGCAGGTCGTCGCGCCGAGCACGACCTCGACGGCCACGTCGACCAGCACGGCGACCAGCACCGCGACCGCGGCCGCAGCCGGGGCCTGACCGTGCGCGCGTCGCCGTCGGCGCGCACGGGCCGGCACACCGCCGTGGTGGCGCGGCCCGCAGCAGCCGTGGCGCAGGGTGCGGCGCGCCGGACCCTGCGCGCGGCGTCCACGGCGGTGGCCGCGCTCACCCTCGCGGTGGTGCTGGCGGCGCTCGCCGCCACCGCGGTGGTGCCGCGCCTGACGGGGGCGACGTCCCTGGTGGTGCTCACCGGCAGCATGGCCCCGGGCATGCCCGCGGGGTCGGTGGCCGTGGTGCGCCCGGTGGACCCGGCCTCGCTGCACGTCGGTGACGTGGTCACCTACGAGGTGGCCGGCGGGGGAGCGCTCATCACGCACCGCGTGGTGGGCACCGGGCACGACGCGGCCGGCGCGCTGCAGCTCACCACCCGCGGCGACGCCAACGACGACGACGACCTGCCCGTCCCGGCCGCCGCCGTCCGCGGCCAGCTCTGGTACTCCGTGCCGTGGGTCGGGTACGCCAGCGACCTGCTGCGCGGCAGCGTCGGCGGGCTCCCCGAGCGCGTGGTGGCGGTCCTGCTGGCAGGGGCCGGTCTGCTCGTCTACGCCTGCTGCCAGGTGGCCGCGGTCGTCCGCGACCGGCGGCGCGAGGCGCCGGCCCGGACGGCCGCCGCAGGAGCGGTCGGGTGGACGGGGCGCACGGCGAGCCGCGAGCTCGCCGTGGTGACGCTGGAGGTCGGGGACGACCTCGACGTCGACGCCTTCGAGCGCGCCCTCGAGGCCTGCGCCGGCACGGTGCTGGCCACCACGGACACCACCGTCAGCGTGGCGGTCACCGCTGCTCCGGCGCTGGTGGACGAGGCGGTGGCCCGGTTCCGGGCGCTCGCCGCCGCCGACGTGCAGCGCAGCGGCCCCC from Quadrisphaera setariae encodes the following:
- a CDS encoding signal peptidase I, with protein sequence MRASPSARTGRHTAVVARPAAAVAQGAARRTLRAASTAVAALTLAVVLAALAATAVVPRLTGATSLVVLTGSMAPGMPAGSVAVVRPVDPASLHVGDVVTYEVAGGGALITHRVVGTGHDAAGALQLTTRGDANDDDDLPVPAAAVRGQLWYSVPWVGYASDLLRGSVGGLPERVVAVLLAGAGLLVYACCQVAAVVRDRRREAPARTAAAGAVGWTGRTASRELAVVTLEVGDDLDVDAFERALEACAGTVLATTDTTVSVAVTAAPALVDEAVARFRALAAADVQRSGPLSAPLGPGSPRLRA